One part of the Arabidopsis thaliana chromosome 1 sequence genome encodes these proteins:
- a CDS encoding uncharacterized protein (unknown protein; Has 9 Blast hits to 9 proteins in 4 species: Archae - 0; Bacteria - 0; Metazoa - 0; Fungi - 0; Plants - 9; Viruses - 0; Other Eukaryotes - 0 (source: NCBI BLink).) translates to MEDSGRKGDPFPGFEMRVHNDDCVFRRSLSCRLQRRAPCPLLLPPRPPPSAEAPSTTTGVSTSTFCQNGTDPIPLLSPLVLPSMLQPNPTTTSH, encoded by the coding sequence ATGGAGGATTCAGGACGTAAAGGAGATCCATTTCCAGGTTTTGAGATGAGAGTTCACAACGACGATTGCGTTTTCCGACGATCTCTTAGCTGCCGGCTTCAGAGAAGAGCTCCTTGTCCTCTTCTCTTACCACCAAGACCTCCTCCTTCAGCGGAGGCTCCTTCTACTACGACAGGTGTTTCTACGTCTACGTTTTGTCAAAACGGCACAGATCCGATCCCTCTCTTGTCTCCTCTCGTCCTTCCTTCGATGCTTCAACCTAATCCAACCACCACCTCTCActaa
- a CDS encoding Chaperone DnaJ-domain superfamily protein (Chaperone DnaJ-domain superfamily protein; FUNCTIONS IN: heat shock protein binding; INVOLVED IN: biological_process unknown; LOCATED IN: plasma membrane; EXPRESSED IN: cultured cell; CONTAINS InterPro DOMAIN/s: Heat shock protein DnaJ, N-terminal (InterPro:IPR001623); Has 3526 Blast hits to 2426 proteins in 300 species: Archae - 4; Bacteria - 245; Metazoa - 1133; Fungi - 271; Plants - 159; Viruses - 2; Other Eukaryotes - 1712 (source: NCBI BLink).) has translation MRSIYVHRKEVMGENRQIRSRSWNRMPTKRCSANGIMEEFILVDDDDVIILDFPESSKRKAPGTSRTRKESIMPRVISIDDDDDETENVQKAGSSSSGNLQTSAEVDNDDCQFIQEKCATFRFSKCKQTFSTMPSHGIRFGLGSDTYSDFSESDCSDCEILEGSHRDVREQWEQAALLRKMKKAGKAGLSEEAGPSNLHCDTNFEPGFERRTEQHDQTSFFFAARNPDGGKAGLTEEAGPSNLHCDNNFRPGFESRTEQHDQTSFFFTASNPDGEKETSSTFFGADGRIPDMTTYFGSVMEEDNQAKHTANSTFSSKEDFRGPSPLSPGIRVEHERFDTPPTHFTSPKEPIHQTSFKKVVEQPNKVQVQCETSLSPEENQNKNVAYQSYTKEVEEEEDASKLSPPQTSNGYGDTTHVFGTQSNGARCEHGISLDESREPIIDPIPSTSGQVQGTNGTAPAIDVMLNREILKETDEYKRAQEEEWESRQRQLQIQADEAQKQRKRRKLENMRKLEMERRQKERVEEVRETQKKDEENMNMKEKVRAEITKSLKLLELKSFNMAALLRGLGIQVGGGISPLPNEVHAAYKRAVLKFHPDRASRGGDIKQQVEAEEKFKLIARMKDKFKLIAP, from the exons ATGCGTTCTATATATGTGCATCGTAAGGAAGTAATGGGAGAGAATCGTCAGATTAGATCACGTTCTTGGAATAGAATGCCAACTAAAAGATGCAGTGCAAATGGCATAATGGAAGAGTTTATTCtggtagatgatgatgatgttatcATTCTTGATTTTCCTGAGTCATCTAAACGGAAAGCTCCGGGTACATCCAGAACCAGGAAGGAGTCCATTATGCCGAGAGTGATTAGCattgacgatgatgatgatgagacaGAAAATGTTCAGAAAGCTGGGAGTAGTTCAAGCGGTAACTTGCAAACATCTGCAGAAGTGGATAATGACGATTGCCAATTCATTCAGGAGAAGTGTGCTACttttagattttcaaaatGCAAACAGACTTTCTCTACAATGCCCTCTCATGGTATTCGATTTGGTTTAGGCTCTGATACTTATAGTGACTTTTCCGAGAGTGACTGTTCTGATTGTGAGATTTTAGAAGGGTCTCATAGAGATGTCCGCGAGCAGTGGGAACAAGCAGCTCTCttgagaaaaatgaagaaagcaGGTAAAGCTGGTTTGAGTGAGGAGGCTGGTCCTTCGAATCTCCACTGTGACACTAATTTCGAGCCTGGTTTTGAAAGGAGAACTGAACAACATGATCAAacgtctttcttctttgctgcAAGAAATCCAGATGGTGGAAAAGCTGGTCTGACTGAGGAAGCTGGTCCTTCAAATCTCCACTGTGACAATAATTTCAGACCTGGTTTTGAAAGTAGAACTGAACAACATGATCaaacatctttcttctttactgCAAGTAATCCAGATGGTGAAAAAGAAACCTCTTCTACTTTCTTTGGAGCCGATGGTAGAATCCCTGATATGACGACTTATTTTGGCTCGGTAATGGAGGAAGACAACCAAGCTAAACACACTGCTAATTCTACTTTTTCCAGTAAAGAGGATTTTCGGGGGCCTTCCCCACTGTCACCCGGAATACGAGTTGAACATGAAAGGTTTGATACACCACCAACTCATTTTACTTCGCCAAAAGAACCGATACATCAAACTAGTTTTAAGAAAGTTGTAGAACAGCCAAACAAAGTGCAAGTTCAATGTGAAACTTCACTGTCACCCGAAgagaatcaaaataaaaacgtcGCGTATCAGTCTTATACCaaggaagttgaagaagaagaagacgcaTCAAAATTGTCTCCGCCACAGACTTCTAATGGATATGGAGATACAACGCATGTGTTTGGCACCCAAAGTAATGGAGCCAGGTGTGAGCACGGCATAAGTTTAGATGAATCAAGAGAACCGATCATTGATCCTATTCCATCTACCAGTGGACAAGTGCAAGGTACTAATGGTACAGCTCCTGCAATTGATGTCATGCTTAACAGAGAGATATTGAAGGAGACTGATGAATACAAGAgagcacaagaagaagaatgggaGTCCAGGCAACGACAGTTACAGATCCAG GCAGACGAAGCTCAGAAGCAACGTAAGAGAAGAAAGTTAGAGAACATGCGAAAGTTGGAGATGGAAAGAAGGCAAAAAGAGAGGGTAGAGGAAGTGAGAGAGACACAGAAGAAG gatgaagaaaacatgaaCATGAAGGAGAAAGTTCGTGCAGAAATAACCAAATCGCTTAAACTGCTGGAACTCAAGAGTTTTAACATGGCAGCGTTGCTTCGAGGCTTAGGGATTCAAGTTGGTGGTGGAATATCTCCTCTGCCAAATGAG GTACACGCGGCATACAAACGAGCAGTATTGAAATTTCATCCGGACAGAGCATCAAGAGGTGGTGACATCAAACAGCAAGttgaagcagaagaaaaatTCAAGCTTATTGCTCGCATGAAGGACAAATTTAAGCTTATTGCTCCCTAA
- a CDS encoding nucleolar-like protein (FUNCTIONS IN: molecular_function unknown; INVOLVED IN: biological_process unknown; LOCATED IN: cellular_component unknown; EXPRESSED IN: 23 plant structures; EXPRESSED DURING: 13 growth stages; CONTAINS InterPro DOMAIN/s: Nop14-like protein (InterPro:IPR007276); Has 69842 Blast hits to 35213 proteins in 1572 species: Archae - 363; Bacteria - 20593; Metazoa - 20851; Fungi - 8010; Plants - 2912; Viruses - 517; Other Eukaryotes - 16596 (source: NCBI BLink).) translates to MGKDNKMKKKPNKKGERRMGPDAVAMKAKTQKVDNPFESIRSRRKFDILGKKRKGEERFVSVSRTRAVDKRKNTLEKEYEQSLKSSVFLDKRIGEQNDELGEFDKGIIRSQRQRQLKLAKKSMYNLSDGEEDVYEDGALGGSSVKDDFDSGLLSDEDLQDDDLEASASKRLKHLNRNREVDASGEEERRKSKKEVMEEIIMKSKLGRMEKAKQKEEKGKLMDELDKNFKSLVNSEAMESLTKPFVAEENTRDPYLLSLNDMSMEIRARPSERTKTPEEIAQKEREKLEALEEERKKRMQETEELSDGDEEIGGEESTKRLTVISGDDLGDSFSVEEDKPKRGWIDDVLEREDNVDNSESDEDEDSESEEEEDDDGESDGGDEKQRKGHHLEDWEQSDDELGAELEDEEEDDDEEDDDEEDAELRVHKKLKNDYAAPYKGEGLSGTVKEKTNMKKMSSTQRDIPFMIDPPKNFEELLALVEDCSNEDVILIVNRIRIAHSIKIKAENRKKMQVFYGVLLQYFAVLASKKPLNFDLLNMLVKPLIEMSMEIPYFAAICARQRLLKTRSQFCEAIKNPEDGCWPSLKTLFLLRLWSLIFPCSDFRHAVMTPSILLMCEYLMRCPISSGRDIAIGSFLCSIVLLQSKKFCPEAILFIRTLLMAASDKKSPASAESEFYHFMELKSLTPLLCIQDNVKEVMPLNFLKIMNEPADSPYFSSDDFRASILSSVVETLEGFVEINGGLSSFPEIFMPISTLLHQIGNQEKIPQTLKEKLEDVAKLIEKKTDDHHKERKPLSMRKHKPVAIRMVNPKFEENFVPGMDNDPDKYRSDLKKLKRKLKREARGAVRELRKDSYFMSTVKAKEKAAHEQERAEKHGKAWAFLQEQEHAFKSGQLGKGKGKKRRR, encoded by the exons ATGGGGaaagataacaaaatgaagaagaagcctaACAAAAAAGGCGAAAGAAGAATGGGTCCAGATGCAGTGGCCATGAAAGCTAAAACGCAGAAGGTCGATAATCCATTTGAATCAATCCGATCTCGCCGGAAGTTCGATATCCTCGGAAAAAAGCGTAAAGGTGAAGAACGATTCGTCAGTGTTTCTCGAACTCGTGCTGTTGATAAGAGGAAGAACACGCTGGAGAAAGAGTATGAGCAGAGTTTAAAATCTTCGGTGTTCCTTGATAAGCGTATTGGAGAACAGAACGATGAGCTTGGTGAATTCGATAAGGGTATAATTAGATCGCAGAGACAGCGTCAG TTGAAACTAGCGAAGAAGAGTATGTATAATTTGTctgatggtgaagaagatgtttaTGAAGATGGTGCTCTTGGTGGTTCTTCTGTAAAGGATGATTTTGATTCTGGACTTTTGTCTGATGAAGATCTTCAAGATGATGATTTAGAAGCTTCTGCATCAAAGA GACTGAAGCATctaaacagaaacagagaggTTGATGCATCTGGAGAGGAAGAG AGGCGTAAGAGTAAGAAGGAAGTCATGGAAGAGATCATCATGAAGAGCAAACTTGGTAGG ATGGAGAAAGCTAAGCAAAAGGAGGAAAAGGGAAAGCTAATGGATGAGCTTGATAAAAACTTCAAGTCCTTAGTGAATTCTGAGGCGATGGAGAGTTTAACTAAGCCTTTTGTAGCCGAAGAG AATACACGCGATCCTTATCTACTAAGTCTGAATGATATGTCAATGGAAATCCGTGCTCGTCCTTCTGAGAGGACAAAGACACCTGAAGAAATTGCCCAGAAAGAGCGAGAAAAGTTAGAGGCTCTTGAG GAAGAGCGTAAGAAAAGGATGCAGGAAACTGAGGAGTTAAGTGATGGGGATGAGGAAATTGGCGGTGAGGAGTCTACAAAGAGGCTAACTGTCATTTCTGGTGACGATCTTGGTGATTCCTTCTcagttgaagaagataagcCGAAAAGGGGATGGATTGATGATGTTCTTGAAAGAGAGGATAATGTTGATAATTCAGAAAGTGACGAGGATGAGGATtcagaaagtgaagaagaagaagatgatgatggtgagtCAGATGGAGGTGATGAGAAGCAGAGAAAAGGTCATCATTTAGAAGACTGGGAACAAAGTGATGATGAGCTAGGGGCTGAGCtggaagatgaggaagaggatgatgatgaagaagatgatgatgaagaggatgCTGAGCTAAGGGTACataaaaagttgaagaatGACTATGCTGCTCCATATAAAGGAGAAGGGTTGTCGGGAacagtgaaagaaaaaaccaatatgaagaaaatgagTTCAACGCAGCGTGATATTCCCTTCATGATTGATCCTCCAAAGAATTTCGAGGAATTACTTGCCCTAGTGGAAGATTGTTCAAATGAAGATGTTATTCTAATTGTCAACCGAATCCGGATAGCACACTCAATTAAGATTAAAGCTGAAAACCGAAAAAAGATGCag GTCTTCTATGGTGTTCTCTTGCAGTATTTTGCCGTTCTTGCAAGCAAAAAGCCCTTGAACTTTGATTTACTAAATATGCTTGTCAAACCTTTGATTGAGATGAGCATGGAGATCCCCTACTTTGCTGCAATATGTGCTCGCCAGCGGCTTTTAAAGACCCGTTCACAATTTTGCGAGGCTATCAAGAATCCAG AGGATGGATGCTGGCCTTCCTTGAAAACATTATTTCTCTTGCGGCTCTGGTCCCTGATTTTTCCATGCTCTGACTTTCGCCATGCTGTGATGACCCCATCGATTTTGTTGATGTGTGAATATCTCATGCGCTGTCCCATCTCTTCTGGTCGTGATATTGCCATAGGTTCCTTTTTATGCTCCATTGTTCTCTTG CAATCTAAAAAGTTCTGTCCTGAAGCCATATTATTTATTCGGACTCTCCTGATGGCTGCTTCAGACAAAAAGTCACCAGCATCTGCGGAATCTGAG ttttatcattttatggAATTAAAATCGTTGACTCCATTGCTGTGCATACAAGACAACGTAAAGGAGGTCATGCCTTTAAACTTCCTAAAGATAATGAATGAGCCAGCAGACTCTCCATATTTCAGCTCTGATGATTTCAG AGCAAGCATCCTTTCAAGTGTAGTCGAGACTCTTGAAGGGTTTGTGGAGATAAATGGAGGATTGAGTTCCTTTCCAGAGATCTTCATGCCCATCTCAACTTTATTGCACCAAATTGGAAACCAAGAAAAGATCCCACAAACTCTCAAGGAGAAATTAGAAGATGTTGCAAAGCTAATCGAAAAGAAAACCGACGACCATCACAAGGAACGCAAACCACTCTCTATGCGTAAGCATAAGCCAGTAGCCATCAGAATGGTCAATCCCAAATTTGAAGAGAA CTTTGTTCCAGGCATGGATAACGATCCAGACAAATACCGTTCTGACCTcaaaaaattgaagagaaagTTAAAACGGGAAGCCAGAGGAGCAGTTCGTGAGCTGCGCAAAGACAGCTACTTCATGAGCACTgttaaagcaaaagagaaggCTGCGCATGAGCAAGAGAGAGCAGAGAAACATGGCAAAGCTTGGGCTTTccttcaagaacaagaacatgCTTTCAAATCTGGACAACTTGGTAAAGGCAAAGGCAAGAAGAGAAGACGTTGA
- a CDS encoding nucleolar-like protein translates to MGKDNKMKKKPNKKGERRMGPDAVAMKAKTQKVDNPFESIRSRRKFDILGKKRKGEERFVSVSRTRAVDKRKNTLEKEYEQSLKSSVFLDKRIGEQNDELGEFDKGIIRSQRQRQLKLAKKSMYNLSDGEEDVYEDGALGGSSVKDDFDSGLLSDEDLQDDDLEASASKRLKHLNRNREVDASGEEERRKSKKEVMEEIIMKSKLGRMEKAKQKEEKGKLMDELDKNFKSLVNSEAMESLTKPFVAEENTRDPYLLSLNDMSMEIRARPSERTKTPEEIAQKEREKLEALEEERKKRMQETEELSDGDEEIGGEESTKRLTVISGDDLGDSFSVEEDKPKRGWIDDVLEREDNVDNSESDEDEDSESEEEEDDDGESDGGDEKQRKGHHLEDWEQSDDELGAELEDEEEDDDEEDDDEEDAELRVHKKLKNDYAAPYKGEGLSGTVKEKTNMKKMSSTQRDIPFMIDPPKNFEELLALVEDCSNEDVILIVNRIRIAHSIKIKAENRKKMQVFYGVLLQYFAVLASKKPLNFDLLNMLVKPLIEMSMEIPYFAAICARQRLLKTRSQFCEAIKNPEDGCWPSLKTLFLLRLWSLIFPCSDFRHAVMTPSILLMCEYLMRCPISSGRDIAIGSFLCSIVLLVAKQSKKFCPEAILFIRTLLMAASDKKSPASAESEFYHFMELKSLTPLLCIQDNVKEVMPLNFLKIMNEPADSPYFSSDDFRASILSSVVETLEGFVEINGGLSSFPEIFMPISTLLHQIGNQEKIPQTLKEKLEDVAKLIEKKTDDHHKERKPLSMRKHKPVAIRMVNPKFEENFVPGMDNDPDKYRSDLKKLKRKLKREARGAVRELRKDSYFMSTVKAKEKAAHEQERAEKHGKAWAFLQEQEHAFKSGQLGKGKGKKRRR, encoded by the exons ATGGGGaaagataacaaaatgaagaagaagcctaACAAAAAAGGCGAAAGAAGAATGGGTCCAGATGCAGTGGCCATGAAAGCTAAAACGCAGAAGGTCGATAATCCATTTGAATCAATCCGATCTCGCCGGAAGTTCGATATCCTCGGAAAAAAGCGTAAAGGTGAAGAACGATTCGTCAGTGTTTCTCGAACTCGTGCTGTTGATAAGAGGAAGAACACGCTGGAGAAAGAGTATGAGCAGAGTTTAAAATCTTCGGTGTTCCTTGATAAGCGTATTGGAGAACAGAACGATGAGCTTGGTGAATTCGATAAGGGTATAATTAGATCGCAGAGACAGCGTCAG TTGAAACTAGCGAAGAAGAGTATGTATAATTTGTctgatggtgaagaagatgtttaTGAAGATGGTGCTCTTGGTGGTTCTTCTGTAAAGGATGATTTTGATTCTGGACTTTTGTCTGATGAAGATCTTCAAGATGATGATTTAGAAGCTTCTGCATCAAAGA GACTGAAGCATctaaacagaaacagagaggTTGATGCATCTGGAGAGGAAGAG AGGCGTAAGAGTAAGAAGGAAGTCATGGAAGAGATCATCATGAAGAGCAAACTTGGTAGG ATGGAGAAAGCTAAGCAAAAGGAGGAAAAGGGAAAGCTAATGGATGAGCTTGATAAAAACTTCAAGTCCTTAGTGAATTCTGAGGCGATGGAGAGTTTAACTAAGCCTTTTGTAGCCGAAGAG AATACACGCGATCCTTATCTACTAAGTCTGAATGATATGTCAATGGAAATCCGTGCTCGTCCTTCTGAGAGGACAAAGACACCTGAAGAAATTGCCCAGAAAGAGCGAGAAAAGTTAGAGGCTCTTGAG GAAGAGCGTAAGAAAAGGATGCAGGAAACTGAGGAGTTAAGTGATGGGGATGAGGAAATTGGCGGTGAGGAGTCTACAAAGAGGCTAACTGTCATTTCTGGTGACGATCTTGGTGATTCCTTCTcagttgaagaagataagcCGAAAAGGGGATGGATTGATGATGTTCTTGAAAGAGAGGATAATGTTGATAATTCAGAAAGTGACGAGGATGAGGATtcagaaagtgaagaagaagaagatgatgatggtgagtCAGATGGAGGTGATGAGAAGCAGAGAAAAGGTCATCATTTAGAAGACTGGGAACAAAGTGATGATGAGCTAGGGGCTGAGCtggaagatgaggaagaggatgatgatgaagaagatgatgatgaagaggatgCTGAGCTAAGGGTACataaaaagttgaagaatGACTATGCTGCTCCATATAAAGGAGAAGGGTTGTCGGGAacagtgaaagaaaaaaccaatatgaagaaaatgagTTCAACGCAGCGTGATATTCCCTTCATGATTGATCCTCCAAAGAATTTCGAGGAATTACTTGCCCTAGTGGAAGATTGTTCAAATGAAGATGTTATTCTAATTGTCAACCGAATCCGGATAGCACACTCAATTAAGATTAAAGCTGAAAACCGAAAAAAGATGCag GTCTTCTATGGTGTTCTCTTGCAGTATTTTGCCGTTCTTGCAAGCAAAAAGCCCTTGAACTTTGATTTACTAAATATGCTTGTCAAACCTTTGATTGAGATGAGCATGGAGATCCCCTACTTTGCTGCAATATGTGCTCGCCAGCGGCTTTTAAAGACCCGTTCACAATTTTGCGAGGCTATCAAGAATCCAG AGGATGGATGCTGGCCTTCCTTGAAAACATTATTTCTCTTGCGGCTCTGGTCCCTGATTTTTCCATGCTCTGACTTTCGCCATGCTGTGATGACCCCATCGATTTTGTTGATGTGTGAATATCTCATGCGCTGTCCCATCTCTTCTGGTCGTGATATTGCCATAGGTTCCTTTTTATGCTCCATTGTTCTCTTG GTTGCTAAGCAATCTAAAAAGTTCTGTCCTGAAGCCATATTATTTATTCGGACTCTCCTGATGGCTGCTTCAGACAAAAAGTCACCAGCATCTGCGGAATCTGAG ttttatcattttatggAATTAAAATCGTTGACTCCATTGCTGTGCATACAAGACAACGTAAAGGAGGTCATGCCTTTAAACTTCCTAAAGATAATGAATGAGCCAGCAGACTCTCCATATTTCAGCTCTGATGATTTCAG AGCAAGCATCCTTTCAAGTGTAGTCGAGACTCTTGAAGGGTTTGTGGAGATAAATGGAGGATTGAGTTCCTTTCCAGAGATCTTCATGCCCATCTCAACTTTATTGCACCAAATTGGAAACCAAGAAAAGATCCCACAAACTCTCAAGGAGAAATTAGAAGATGTTGCAAAGCTAATCGAAAAGAAAACCGACGACCATCACAAGGAACGCAAACCACTCTCTATGCGTAAGCATAAGCCAGTAGCCATCAGAATGGTCAATCCCAAATTTGAAGAGAA CTTTGTTCCAGGCATGGATAACGATCCAGACAAATACCGTTCTGACCTcaaaaaattgaagagaaagTTAAAACGGGAAGCCAGAGGAGCAGTTCGTGAGCTGCGCAAAGACAGCTACTTCATGAGCACTgttaaagcaaaagagaaggCTGCGCATGAGCAAGAGAGAGCAGAGAAACATGGCAAAGCTTGGGCTTTccttcaagaacaagaacatgCTTTCAAATCTGGACAACTTGGTAAAGGCAAAGGCAAGAAGAGAAGACGTTGA
- a CDS encoding Adenine nucleotide alpha hydrolases-like superfamily protein (Adenine nucleotide alpha hydrolases-like superfamily protein; FUNCTIONS IN: molecular_function unknown; INVOLVED IN: response to stress; EXPRESSED IN: 9 plant structures; EXPRESSED DURING: 4 anthesis, C globular stage, petal differentiation and expansion stage; CONTAINS InterPro DOMAIN/s: UspA (InterPro:IPR006016), Rossmann-like alpha/beta/alpha sandwich fold (InterPro:IPR014729); BEST Arabidopsis thaliana protein match is: Adenine nucleotide alpha hydrolases-like superfamily protein (TAIR:AT2G03720.1); Has 35333 Blast hits to 34131 proteins in 2444 species: Archae - 798; Bacteria - 22429; Metazoa - 974; Fungi - 991; Plants - 531; Viruses - 0; Other Eukaryotes - 9610 (source: NCBI BLink).) → MGKKGEGFFVSRLRANVRVQPPTTTSQHGCSHEPPTTSIEIKGRRIIVVVDSCSEAKNALLWTLSHCAQPQDSILLLHFLKAKTSQSGDLANKEEGEDESCDKPTTSRADKKVKTEVVFVKGDEKGPTIVKEAREREASLLVLGQKKQHATWRLLMVWASQARPVTKHDFVEYCINNSPCMAIAVRKRGKKLGGYTLTTKRHKDFWLLA, encoded by the exons atGGGAAAGAAAGGAGAAGGGTTCTTTGTGAGCAGATTAAGGGCTAATGTAAGAGTCCAACCACCGACAACTACGAGCCAGCATGGCTGCAGCCACGAGCCACCAACTACCTCCATAGAgataaaaggaagaagaataattgTTGTGGTTGATTCTTGCTCGGAGGCTAAAAACGCTTTGCTTTGGACACTCTCACATTGTGCTCAGCCTCAAGattccattcttcttctccattttcttaaaGCTAAAACCTCTCAATCAG GTGATCTAGctaacaaagaagaaggagaagacgaATCTTGTGACAAACCAACAACGTCAAGAGCTGATAAAAAG GTAAAAACAGAAGTGGTGTTTGTAAAAGGTGACGAGAAGGGTCCGACCATAGTGAAAGAGGCAAGAGAACGAGAAGCATCATTACTAGTTCTAGGCCAGAAGAAACAACATGCCACATGGCGGCTACTAATGGTATGGGCGTCGCAGGCCCGACCCGTGACCAAACACGACTTCGTCGAGTATTGCATCAACAACTCTCCTTGCATGGCTATTGCGGTTCGTAAGAGAGGCAAGAAGCTTGGTGGATACACTCTTACAACTAAACGTCACAAAGATTTCTGGCTTCTTGCCTGA
- a CDS encoding Adenine nucleotide alpha hydrolases-like superfamily protein (Adenine nucleotide alpha hydrolases-like superfamily protein; FUNCTIONS IN: molecular_function unknown; INVOLVED IN: response to stress; EXPRESSED IN: 9 plant structures; EXPRESSED DURING: 4 anthesis, C globular stage, petal differentiation and expansion stage; CONTAINS InterPro DOMAIN/s: UspA (InterPro:IPR006016), Rossmann-like alpha/beta/alpha sandwich fold (InterPro:IPR014729); BEST Arabidopsis thaliana protein match is: Adenine nucleotide alpha hydrolases-like superfamily protein (TAIR:AT2G03720.1); Has 185 Blast hits to 185 proteins in 21 species: Archae - 0; Bacteria - 0; Metazoa - 7; Fungi - 0; Plants - 178; Viruses - 0; Other Eukaryotes - 0 (source: NCBI BLink).), translating to MGKKGEGFFVSRLRANVRVQPPTTTSQHGCSHEPPTTSIEIKGRRIIVVVDSCSEAKNALLWTLSHCAQPQDSILLLHFLKAKTSQSGDLANKEEGEDESCDKPTTSRADKKVSALKTMCELKRPEVKTEVVFVKGDEKGPTIVKEAREREASLLVLGQKKQHATWRLLMVWASQARPVTKHDFVEYCINNSPCMAIAVRKRGKKLGGYTLTTKRHKDFWLLA from the exons atGGGAAAGAAAGGAGAAGGGTTCTTTGTGAGCAGATTAAGGGCTAATGTAAGAGTCCAACCACCGACAACTACGAGCCAGCATGGCTGCAGCCACGAGCCACCAACTACCTCCATAGAgataaaaggaagaagaataattgTTGTGGTTGATTCTTGCTCGGAGGCTAAAAACGCTTTGCTTTGGACACTCTCACATTGTGCTCAGCCTCAAGattccattcttcttctccattttcttaaaGCTAAAACCTCTCAATCAG GTGATCTAGctaacaaagaagaaggagaagacgaATCTTGTGACAAACCAACAACGTCAAGAGCTGATAAAAAGGTTTCAGCCTTGAAAACCATGTGTGAGCTTAAAAGACCTGAG GTAAAAACAGAAGTGGTGTTTGTAAAAGGTGACGAGAAGGGTCCGACCATAGTGAAAGAGGCAAGAGAACGAGAAGCATCATTACTAGTTCTAGGCCAGAAGAAACAACATGCCACATGGCGGCTACTAATGGTATGGGCGTCGCAGGCCCGACCCGTGACCAAACACGACTTCGTCGAGTATTGCATCAACAACTCTCCTTGCATGGCTATTGCGGTTCGTAAGAGAGGCAAGAAGCTTGGTGGATACACTCTTACAACTAAACGTCACAAAGATTTCTGGCTTCTTGCCTGA